A genomic region of Vibrio ziniensis contains the following coding sequences:
- a CDS encoding phosphoethanolamine transferase encodes MSNSIALKRSKLSISSPWFVLITACYFGFILNYAVSTKIIGLAENTSSGLFAYTAPLLLSSVFVIIFSLFTIPYLTRLIFSVLIITSALASYATLNYGVIFDYSMIENIFETNTSEASSYLSLKAVVYFLAFGVAPTVLLWLVKFEKKHTLKVRIMQRIALLFGALVVIAVIYITSYKDYASVGRNNSYLNKLIVPSHVYYTAKYLDKTYFSTPLEYRQIGLDSQKIVSANGKPELTVLVLGETARSMNLGINGYEKNTTPYTKKYDMISFTDVSSCGTATAHSLPCMFSNMPREGYRKAVANAQDNVLDIIQRAGVSVLWKDNDGGDKAVAKNLAKKVMNPAEHPKSCTSDSCYDEVLLQDLDAEVSTQSGKDQLYVLHFIGSHGPTYWKRYPEHHELFTPSCNRADIENCSDEEIRNVYDNTIAYTDFLISQLIEKLKVYGEDYNVALMYISDHGESLGENGLYLHGTPYALAPKEQTTVPWLLWLDDRFAQSYGINKACVADKSHQALSHDNLFHTLLDFVNVSTAAKDKSMSILDTCRRL; translated from the coding sequence ATGAGCAACAGTATTGCATTAAAGAGGTCTAAACTTTCAATCAGTTCCCCGTGGTTTGTATTAATCACAGCCTGCTATTTTGGTTTCATATTAAATTACGCGGTCAGTACGAAAATAATCGGTCTAGCGGAAAACACTAGTTCAGGGTTATTCGCGTATACAGCACCACTTCTATTATCCTCCGTATTTGTGATCATATTTTCACTGTTTACGATTCCTTATCTGACGAGGTTAATATTCTCCGTATTAATCATAACGTCCGCATTAGCTAGCTATGCCACATTGAATTACGGTGTAATTTTCGATTATTCAATGATTGAAAATATTTTTGAGACTAACACCTCTGAGGCAAGCTCGTACCTGTCACTTAAAGCTGTTGTCTACTTCCTAGCATTTGGGGTAGCACCGACAGTATTATTGTGGTTGGTGAAATTTGAAAAGAAGCACACGTTAAAAGTTCGAATTATGCAAAGAATTGCTTTGCTTTTTGGTGCTTTAGTTGTTATCGCAGTAATCTATATAACATCTTATAAAGATTATGCTTCGGTGGGGCGCAACAACTCTTATTTAAATAAACTCATCGTGCCGTCACATGTCTACTATACGGCTAAATATCTTGATAAAACATATTTCAGTACGCCATTGGAATATCGCCAAATCGGTTTGGATTCTCAAAAAATAGTGAGCGCTAACGGTAAGCCTGAATTGACTGTTTTGGTACTAGGTGAAACCGCACGATCTATGAACTTAGGAATCAACGGCTACGAGAAGAATACAACTCCGTACACGAAAAAGTACGATATGATCTCATTCACCGATGTCTCATCATGTGGAACGGCTACCGCTCACTCATTACCATGTATGTTTTCAAACATGCCTCGAGAAGGCTACCGGAAAGCAGTGGCCAATGCACAGGACAACGTGTTAGATATCATTCAGAGAGCAGGGGTGTCAGTACTTTGGAAAGATAATGACGGCGGTGACAAAGCGGTGGCTAAAAATCTTGCAAAGAAAGTCATGAATCCGGCAGAACATCCGAAGTCGTGCACTTCTGATAGCTGTTACGATGAAGTGTTACTCCAGGACTTAGATGCCGAAGTTAGTACTCAAAGTGGTAAAGATCAGTTGTATGTTCTGCACTTTATAGGTAGTCATGGCCCGACTTACTGGAAACGTTACCCTGAACATCATGAGTTGTTCACTCCTTCGTGTAACCGAGCAGATATCGAAAACTGTAGCGATGAAGAAATCAGAAACGTTTACGACAACACAATAGCCTACACGGATTTTTTAATTAGCCAGCTGATAGAGAAGTTAAAAGTTTATGGTGAAGATTATAATGTCGCTCTAATGTATATCTCAGACCATGGCGAATCGTTAGGAGAGAATGGACTATATTTGCATGGTACACCTTATGCTCTAGCTCCAAAGGAGCAAACTACTGTGCCATGGCTACTTTGGCTAGACGATCGTTTTGCGCAGAGTTACGGGATTAACAAAGCATGTGTTGCTGATAAGTCACATCAAGCCTTATCTCATGACAATTTGTTCCATACTCTACTGGATTTTGTAAATGTCTCGACTGCAGCAAAAGATAAATCAATGAGTATTCTTGATACTTGTCGCAGGCTGTAA
- a CDS encoding NAD-dependent malic enzyme, with protein MSKKMFVRQAGNILLNTPLLNKGSAFSLEERKNFNLSGLLPTNIETIEEQASRAYEQFSLFSSGLEKHIYLRNIQDTNETLYFKLIDQHIEEMMPIIYTPIVGDACQKFSQIYRRNRGLFLSYEEQDELEQILNNAPNKDIKVVVITDGERILGLGDQGIGGMGIPIGKLALYTACGGINPEHTLPIVLDVGTNNSALLSDPMYMGWRHPRVSGDEYYKFVDDCLKAIRQRWPDALIQFEDFAQTNAMPLLLRYQDRFCCFNDDIQGTASVTVGTLLAAAHVTGKKLSQQNVVFAGAGSAGCGIAEAIIAQMVYEGVSEKQAREQIFMVDRWGLLEQGMTGLLPFQQGLAQPSSIRASWNIEENTEISLLDVIQRSQPDVLIGVTGVPGLFDQQIIEAMSVGCERPVIMPLSNPTSRVEAKPVDIITWTDGRAIVATGSPFSDVQYKGVRYPIAQCNNSYIFPGIGLGVISANASRVTNEMLQQASMTLASMSPMLNGSNHLLPPLSDIQNVSRKIAIEVAKKSVAQGKAADRIEERLLERLEEEFWQPQYCEYKRIAS; from the coding sequence ATGTCAAAGAAAATGTTTGTTAGACAGGCGGGTAATATTTTACTGAATACACCTTTGTTAAATAAAGGCAGCGCATTCTCGTTAGAAGAACGGAAAAACTTCAATTTATCAGGGTTGTTGCCCACCAATATTGAAACCATTGAAGAACAGGCTAGTCGGGCATATGAGCAGTTTTCGTTGTTCTCATCAGGGTTGGAAAAACATATATATTTACGAAATATTCAAGACACCAACGAGACCTTGTATTTTAAATTAATCGATCAACATATAGAGGAGATGATGCCTATCATCTATACACCAATTGTAGGTGATGCATGCCAAAAATTTTCTCAAATTTATCGTCGCAATCGAGGTCTGTTTCTTAGTTATGAAGAGCAAGATGAGCTAGAACAAATCCTCAATAATGCGCCGAACAAAGATATAAAAGTTGTCGTAATTACTGATGGTGAACGTATTCTGGGTCTAGGGGATCAAGGTATTGGTGGTATGGGCATCCCTATTGGTAAATTGGCACTTTATACCGCTTGTGGTGGAATTAACCCTGAACACACTTTACCTATAGTGTTAGATGTAGGTACGAATAACTCGGCTTTACTTTCCGACCCGATGTACATGGGGTGGCGCCATCCAAGAGTTTCAGGTGATGAGTATTACAAATTTGTCGACGATTGTTTGAAAGCCATCCGTCAGCGTTGGCCCGATGCATTGATCCAATTTGAAGATTTTGCACAAACTAATGCCATGCCACTTCTCCTTCGTTATCAAGATAGGTTCTGTTGTTTCAACGATGACATCCAAGGAACAGCATCAGTGACGGTGGGTACTTTACTAGCCGCTGCGCATGTAACTGGAAAAAAACTATCTCAACAGAATGTGGTGTTTGCTGGTGCAGGCTCTGCTGGCTGTGGTATTGCGGAAGCCATCATTGCACAAATGGTCTATGAAGGTGTTAGTGAGAAACAGGCGAGAGAGCAAATCTTCATGGTTGATCGTTGGGGATTGTTAGAGCAAGGTATGACGGGGCTATTGCCGTTTCAACAAGGTTTAGCACAGCCATCTTCTATTCGTGCATCATGGAATATTGAAGAAAATACAGAGATAAGTTTGCTTGATGTCATTCAACGATCACAGCCAGACGTGTTGATTGGCGTCACTGGTGTGCCAGGTTTGTTTGATCAACAGATCATAGAAGCCATGTCGGTAGGATGTGAGCGCCCAGTGATTATGCCACTCTCTAATCCTACCAGTAGGGTAGAAGCAAAGCCGGTTGACATTATTACATGGACCGATGGACGGGCTATTGTTGCCACGGGAAGCCCGTTCTCAGATGTCCAGTATAAAGGGGTGCGATATCCAATTGCACAGTGTAACAACAGCTATATTTTCCCTGGAATTGGTTTAGGTGTCATTAGCGCTAATGCCAGTCGTGTAACCAACGAAATGTTACAACAAGCGAGTATGACTCTGGCGTCAATGTCTCCCATGTTAAATGGAAGCAACCACCTTTTACCTCCACTGAGTGATATTCAAAACGTGTCTCGCAAGATTGCCATTGAAGTAGCTAAAAAATCTGTTGCTCAGGGGAAAGCGGCTGATCGTATTGAAGAGCGTTTACTTGAGAGATTAGAAGAAGAATTCTGGCAACCTCAGTATTGTGAATACAAACGTATTGCTTCTTAG
- a CDS encoding L,D-transpeptidase family protein, with amino-acid sequence MVLRLFVSLLLLISGACFSQSEAPYQHSIRADLVKVDKSKRRMYLLFQGEVFKEYRIALGKNPKGHKQQEGDQRTPEGRYYLDGISPNTQFHRAMSISYPNLRDKLHAQALGVDPGSDIKVHGLKEDYSGAPQFIQSFDWTNGCIALTNEEMDEFISLVRIGTPIEIEW; translated from the coding sequence ATGGTCTTACGACTCTTTGTTTCCCTTTTACTACTGATAAGTGGTGCTTGCTTTTCGCAAAGTGAAGCGCCGTATCAGCATTCAATACGAGCTGATTTGGTCAAAGTCGACAAATCTAAGCGTCGCATGTATTTGCTTTTTCAAGGCGAAGTATTCAAAGAGTATCGAATTGCTTTAGGGAAAAATCCTAAGGGACATAAGCAGCAAGAAGGAGATCAACGCACACCCGAGGGGCGTTATTACCTAGATGGCATCTCACCCAATACCCAGTTTCATCGAGCAATGAGTATCAGCTATCCGAACTTGAGAGACAAGTTACATGCTCAGGCTTTGGGTGTAGACCCAGGTAGTGATATAAAAGTACATGGTTTAAAAGAAGATTATTCTGGTGCCCCACAATTTATTCAAAGCTTTGATTGGACAAATGGTTGTATTGCACTCACCAATGAAGAGATGGATGAGTTTATCAGTCTGGTCCGAATTGGAACGCCGATAGAGATTGAATGGTGA
- a CDS encoding diacylglycerol kinase, which translates to MDIIKSGKPGDKGIRRIVKATKYSIQGMKAAIRHEAAVRQELALLIVLTPICLLLEVSNIEKVLMISSLFIVLITELLNSAVEAVVDRVGTGYHELSGRAKDIGSAAVFVALANAALVWGIILL; encoded by the coding sequence ATGGATATTATCAAATCTGGCAAACCCGGAGATAAAGGGATTCGCCGTATTGTTAAAGCAACGAAATACTCAATTCAAGGAATGAAAGCGGCCATTAGGCATGAAGCAGCGGTTCGTCAAGAGCTTGCTCTTTTGATTGTCCTAACACCGATTTGTTTGCTTCTCGAAGTCTCAAATATTGAGAAAGTGTTAATGATTAGCTCACTATTTATCGTGTTAATCACGGAGCTTCTAAACTCTGCGGTCGAAGCGGTAGTGGATCGTGTTGGTACTGGTTATCACGAATTAAGTGGACGAGCGAAAGATATCGGCTCTGCTGCAGTGTTTGTTGCGTTAGCCAACGCAGCGCTTGTGTGGGGAATTATTCTACTATGA
- a CDS encoding LysE family translocator, producing MSLSLLFPAAFPALALAHFVALLSPGQDFFLIIAHSIRHKLAGSRFICLGVALGNAIYIALVILGWANIRDNHVAFTVVETLGAVYLLWVGQKLLRSKKADALLETAHANPPSAINQLLLGLNSALLNPKNALFYMSLMTVILGNEVTLIQQITCGVWMFLAVLLWDLLIATVIGRPQIQRHLKAGIHIIEKGAGIVLIFFGITLFTGYVG from the coding sequence ATGTCGCTTTCACTCCTTTTCCCCGCAGCGTTCCCTGCATTGGCATTAGCTCACTTCGTCGCGCTGTTGAGTCCCGGACAAGATTTCTTCTTAATCATTGCACATTCAATCCGTCACAAATTGGCAGGAAGTCGATTTATCTGTCTTGGTGTCGCTTTAGGGAATGCTATTTATATCGCACTGGTAATTTTAGGCTGGGCAAACATTCGAGATAATCACGTTGCATTCACTGTGGTTGAGACTCTAGGCGCAGTTTACTTGTTGTGGGTTGGTCAAAAGCTATTGAGAAGTAAAAAAGCCGATGCCTTACTAGAAACAGCGCATGCAAACCCTCCCTCAGCCATTAATCAGCTGCTGTTGGGGTTGAATTCAGCGCTCCTAAACCCGAAAAATGCCCTGTTCTATATGAGTTTAATGACGGTCATTCTAGGCAATGAAGTGACCTTGATTCAGCAGATCACTTGTGGAGTATGGATGTTTCTTGCTGTCTTGTTGTGGGACTTACTCATCGCAACTGTCATTGGTCGCCCACAAATCCAGCGTCACTTAAAAGCTGGAATACACATCATAGAAAAAGGAGCAGGTATTGTGCTGATATTCTTTGGCATAACACTGTTCACAGGGTATGTGGGGTAA
- a CDS encoding DUF808 domain-containing protein: protein MAGASLLTLLDDIATVLDDVAVMSKVAAKKTAGVLGDDLALNAQQVSGVAAEREIPVVWSVAKGSFRNKLILVPAALVISSFVPWLIMPLLLLGGLFLCFEGAEKVLEKLFHSEPKKEPIEAMNELKHLSVEEYEKKKISGAIRTDFILSAEIIVIALGTVQGKEMMTQIVVVSLIAIIMTAGVYGLVAGIVKLDDLGFYLERKSKGEGVLAKVGGVLVSFAPKLMKGLTVVGTAAMFLVGGGIVVHNVPFIHHWVEPIIMKLPDLTLVNALVPTLLNGVIGVVAGLIVMAGMEVIHKVRGK from the coding sequence ATGGCTGGAGCTAGCTTACTCACTTTATTAGACGATATTGCAACTGTGCTTGATGACGTGGCTGTGATGTCTAAAGTCGCAGCAAAGAAAACGGCAGGGGTGTTGGGTGATGATTTGGCACTGAACGCCCAGCAGGTTTCTGGCGTGGCAGCAGAACGTGAAATACCGGTTGTGTGGTCGGTAGCGAAAGGTTCGTTTCGCAACAAGCTTATTCTTGTGCCAGCAGCATTGGTGATCAGCTCTTTTGTCCCTTGGTTAATCATGCCTTTACTACTACTTGGTGGTTTGTTTCTTTGCTTTGAAGGTGCAGAAAAAGTGCTTGAGAAGTTATTTCATTCAGAGCCGAAGAAAGAACCCATCGAGGCAATGAACGAGTTGAAACACCTCAGCGTTGAAGAATACGAAAAGAAAAAAATCAGTGGTGCGATTCGCACCGACTTTATTCTCTCTGCGGAAATCATCGTGATTGCTTTGGGGACAGTTCAGGGTAAAGAGATGATGACGCAAATCGTGGTGGTTAGTCTTATTGCCATCATTATGACCGCTGGGGTTTACGGTTTAGTGGCTGGAATCGTGAAACTTGATGACCTTGGGTTCTATCTGGAGAGAAAATCCAAAGGAGAAGGGGTGTTAGCTAAAGTGGGTGGCGTACTGGTTTCGTTTGCTCCTAAGCTAATGAAAGGGCTGACCGTTGTCGGTACTGCGGCTATGTTTTTGGTCGGCGGCGGTATTGTCGTCCATAACGTGCCATTCATACATCACTGGGTAGAACCTATTATTATGAAGTTGCCTGACTTAACCTTAGTTAACGCATTGGTTCCCACGTTACTGAATGGTGTTATTGGCGTTGTTGCTGGTTTGATTGTTATGGCGGGTATGGAAGTCATCCATAAGGTGCGAGGTAAATAA
- the dcuC gene encoding C4-dicarboxylate transporter DcuC, with amino-acid sequence MIALLALPIVFGAGYLIVKKYNTQAVLFGAGLLMMVVGYLASGPEFLPKGTKPSGATLVDFFLVIKSITASTAADLGLIIMAVGGFSKYMGHIGAANALVKVTTKPLSVINNPYIILAFTYILGQFLNVFIPSAVGLAMLLLVALYPVLVGIGCTPASVAAVLATTACLDLGPASGASNKAAEVIGIDAASYFVQHQLFAGICSAIVIAILHFACQKWFDKRDEIKGVSYELNAKEDTSRVAPLWFSVLPILPLVLLLTFSKFAITSIKIDVVTAMFISLAVAMVFDVVYSKDGRAVASSLKVYLQGMGDVFASVVSLIIAAQTFVVGLKAIGFISGMLGLASDFGFGYIPMVLMLVSIIGATALMSGSGNAAFFSFSNLAPDVATHVGVSIAAFALPMQLSAGIFRSFSPVAGVVIACAGVAGIPPTELVKRTAIPMIGGLITILVITFVGA; translated from the coding sequence ATGATTGCTCTGCTCGCGCTGCCCATTGTGTTTGGGGCTGGATATTTGATTGTGAAGAAATACAACACTCAGGCCGTGTTATTCGGTGCTGGTTTATTAATGATGGTGGTTGGTTATCTTGCTAGTGGTCCGGAATTTTTACCTAAAGGTACTAAACCTTCAGGTGCGACGTTGGTGGACTTTTTCTTAGTCATAAAATCTATCACTGCGTCAACGGCTGCAGACTTAGGTTTGATCATTATGGCTGTAGGAGGGTTTTCAAAGTATATGGGGCACATTGGTGCCGCTAATGCACTAGTGAAAGTCACGACAAAACCTCTGTCTGTAATCAATAACCCCTATATTATCTTGGCTTTCACTTATATTTTGGGACAGTTTTTAAACGTCTTTATCCCAAGTGCTGTTGGGTTGGCAATGTTATTACTCGTTGCGCTGTACCCAGTATTAGTTGGGATCGGCTGTACGCCAGCTTCGGTTGCCGCAGTCTTGGCAACAACCGCATGCCTAGACTTAGGTCCTGCCTCAGGAGCTTCAAATAAAGCGGCTGAAGTAATTGGCATTGATGCAGCATCATATTTTGTACAACATCAATTGTTTGCTGGAATTTGCTCGGCGATTGTCATTGCTATTTTACATTTTGCTTGTCAAAAATGGTTTGATAAACGTGATGAAATAAAAGGTGTTTCTTACGAACTTAATGCTAAAGAAGACACTTCTCGAGTGGCACCTCTGTGGTTCTCTGTTCTTCCCATTCTACCCCTAGTCCTACTACTCACATTCAGTAAATTCGCTATCACATCAATTAAAATTGATGTGGTAACAGCTATGTTTATTAGCTTAGCCGTTGCTATGGTGTTTGATGTTGTTTATTCAAAAGATGGTCGCGCTGTCGCATCGTCTTTAAAAGTGTATTTGCAGGGCATGGGCGATGTATTTGCAAGCGTTGTGTCTTTGATTATTGCTGCTCAAACATTTGTTGTTGGTTTAAAAGCCATAGGTTTCATTTCAGGGATGCTAGGTTTGGCTTCAGACTTCGGTTTTGGTTACATTCCGATGGTATTGATGCTCGTTTCTATTATCGGTGCGACGGCTCTTATGTCTGGATCGGGTAACGCCGCATTCTTTAGTTTCTCTAACTTAGCTCCAGATGTAGCTACTCACGTTGGGGTATCTATCGCTGCATTTGCTCTTCCGATGCAACTCTCTGCGGGCATTTTCCGCTCATTCTCTCCTGTTGCTGGTGTTGTCATTGCATGCGCTGGTGTTGCTGGCATTCCACCGACAGAGCTGGTTAAACGCACTGCGATTCCAATGATCGGTGGCCTGATTACGATTTTAGTCATTACATTTGTCGGAGCGTAG
- a CDS encoding class-II fumarase/aspartase family protein, translated as MHGLNVSVFDSTLYSPLFTQKEMKQIWSDDNLIRTWLTFEVSIAKVQAELGLIPQPAVASIVEVCRVENVDWVRLAEDTQVVGMAIKPLVDQLSEQGDDYVKKYLHWGGTTQDLLDTGLAMRVKQTLDLVRCQLIKLGDQLQNMSLRHKDTVMVARTNSMDALPTTWGLQVSSYLLEVTRHIVRLDDMYARVTTGVYGGAIGNLSSIGQKGLAMRRGLFVELGLPEPKGLGNASMDHVVELVQFFALIHGTLCRIANDTEMMGRASIAEVSEGEGGGGSSTMPHKANPRAANMIKTLSRMGWMYASGAPSLMDQLDVRAASVRVLNWSLVPEAALAVSTSLERAERLISNLVVNESKMLENFSASRNFVMSEAVMMKVAEKIGRGDGYNKVKEAIAHAPAQGSLNEVLALDKDVSTILTVDEIDAACNPKNYLGCNDALIDETVEHYREVID; from the coding sequence ATGCATGGTTTAAACGTTTCAGTATTCGACTCAACGCTTTATTCTCCATTGTTTACACAAAAAGAGATGAAGCAAATTTGGTCGGATGACAACTTGATTCGTACATGGCTAACCTTTGAAGTTTCTATTGCTAAAGTGCAAGCTGAGTTGGGGTTAATTCCCCAACCAGCAGTTGCTTCAATAGTTGAGGTCTGTCGTGTTGAAAATGTTGATTGGGTTCGCCTTGCTGAAGATACGCAAGTTGTGGGTATGGCAATAAAGCCATTAGTGGATCAGCTTTCAGAACAAGGTGATGACTACGTAAAAAAATATCTGCACTGGGGGGGAACAACACAGGATTTGCTTGATACTGGCCTTGCCATGCGTGTTAAACAGACTCTCGATTTGGTTCGTTGTCAACTGATCAAGTTGGGAGACCAACTGCAAAATATGTCTTTACGACATAAAGATACTGTGATGGTCGCTCGTACCAATTCGATGGATGCTCTGCCAACCACTTGGGGATTACAAGTGAGTAGCTACTTACTTGAAGTGACTCGCCACATAGTTCGACTTGACGATATGTATGCGCGAGTCACAACGGGCGTTTATGGGGGAGCGATTGGTAATTTGTCTTCGATCGGGCAAAAAGGATTGGCGATGCGCCGCGGACTGTTTGTTGAGTTAGGTTTACCTGAACCCAAAGGACTTGGAAATGCGAGCATGGATCATGTGGTTGAATTGGTTCAATTCTTTGCTCTTATCCACGGTACTTTATGTCGTATTGCTAATGATACCGAGATGATGGGAAGAGCTTCTATTGCTGAAGTGAGTGAAGGTGAAGGTGGCGGTGGATCGAGCACTATGCCTCATAAAGCGAACCCGCGCGCTGCAAATATGATTAAGACTCTATCTCGTATGGGGTGGATGTACGCAAGTGGTGCTCCGAGTTTGATGGATCAACTGGATGTTCGTGCCGCTTCAGTTCGAGTGCTGAACTGGAGCTTAGTCCCGGAAGCTGCTTTAGCTGTATCAACATCACTTGAACGAGCTGAACGTTTAATCTCCAACTTAGTGGTCAATGAATCAAAGATGTTAGAGAACTTTTCTGCTTCACGAAACTTTGTCATGTCCGAGGCTGTCATGATGAAAGTGGCTGAAAAAATAGGCAGAGGAGATGGCTATAACAAAGTGAAAGAGGCTATCGCTCATGCTCCCGCTCAAGGGAGTCTAAATGAAGTATTAGCATTAGATAAAGATGTTTCCACCATTCTTACGGTAGATGAAATTGATGCCGCATGTAACCCTAAAAACTATCTCGGCTGTAATGATGCTTTGATTGATGAAACTGTCGAGCACTATCGAGAGGTCATCGACTAA
- the rlmC gene encoding 23S rRNA (uracil(747)-C(5))-methyltransferase RlmC, translating into MQCEFFTQQLCTSCTNCAQPYEQQVSVKDAELKNLLADLNPEQWLSPVTSSETRFRNKAKMVVLGAAHAPILGIENTLNGEPLSLTHCPLYPQDTQQLLTYLENWIRISGIPPYNKNKKKGELKFILLTRSEHDGKFMLRFVARSKEVLPRITNNLQRLLADLPAIEVVSVNIQPVHMARLEGDEEIFLTEQEYLIERFNDVPLVIRPKSFFQTNPKVAQALYATARDWVREIAPSKMWDLFCGVGGFALHCSTPATEVIGIEIEPEAIASAKRSAQEMGIDNLSFAALDSAQFSHSQDAAPDLVLVNPPRRGLGSSLTEQLEAFAPKHIVYSSCNPHTMNEDVKNLPSYKVVKVQWFDMFPHTNHAEVLALLERVA; encoded by the coding sequence ATGCAATGCGAGTTCTTTACTCAGCAATTATGTACTTCCTGCACGAATTGCGCTCAGCCTTATGAACAACAGGTTTCTGTTAAAGATGCCGAGTTGAAGAATTTGCTCGCTGACCTCAATCCAGAGCAGTGGTTATCGCCTGTCACTAGCAGTGAAACTCGCTTCAGAAACAAAGCCAAAATGGTGGTGCTTGGTGCAGCGCATGCGCCTATTCTTGGTATCGAAAATACGCTTAATGGTGAGCCGCTGTCATTAACGCATTGCCCGTTGTATCCGCAAGATACACAGCAGCTGCTGACCTATTTGGAAAACTGGATCCGTATTTCAGGCATCCCACCGTACAACAAAAACAAAAAGAAAGGTGAGCTGAAGTTCATCTTGCTAACTCGCAGTGAGCACGATGGAAAGTTCATGTTGCGTTTTGTTGCGCGAAGCAAAGAGGTATTACCGCGTATTACCAACAATTTGCAGCGTTTGCTTGCAGATTTGCCAGCCATTGAAGTGGTATCAGTCAACATTCAGCCTGTGCACATGGCACGTTTGGAGGGGGATGAAGAGATCTTCTTGACCGAACAAGAGTATCTGATTGAGCGCTTCAACGATGTACCACTGGTTATTCGTCCTAAGAGCTTTTTCCAAACCAACCCGAAGGTTGCGCAGGCGCTTTACGCGACGGCAAGAGATTGGGTAAGGGAGATTGCACCAAGTAAAATGTGGGATCTGTTCTGTGGTGTGGGTGGCTTTGCGCTGCATTGTTCAACGCCAGCGACTGAAGTGATTGGTATCGAGATTGAGCCGGAAGCGATTGCCAGTGCGAAACGCTCTGCGCAGGAGATGGGTATTGATAACTTAAGTTTTGCTGCGCTGGATTCCGCCCAGTTTTCACATTCTCAAGATGCAGCGCCTGATTTGGTACTGGTTAACCCGCCACGTCGTGGGCTGGGCTCAAGCTTGACCGAGCAATTGGAAGCGTTTGCGCCTAAGCATATTGTCTACTCAAGCTGTAATCCTCACACCATGAACGAAGATGTGAAGAACTTACCAAGCTACAAAGTGGTTAAAGTTCAATGGTTTGATATGTTCCCACATACCAACCACGCTGAGGTGCTCGCGTTATTGGAAAGAGTGGCGTAA
- a CDS encoding M14 family metallopeptidase encodes MTQSQAYPIGTPGQKWGDAERLEWRATTSIKREYQQEVVPKIKALKSEFVVEQYGALSYDEQRYPLFSIKSKNWQANKPTVLITGGVHGYETSGVHGALKFMATEAQHYQQHFNIVAAPCVSPWGYETINRWNPNAIDPNRSFYADSPAEESANLMALVANLPLEVLVHIDLHETTDTDETEFRPALAARDGIEYEADSIPDGFYTVGDSALPQLEFQAAVIESVAKVTHIAPADANGQIIGSNVVQRGVILYPMKKLGLCGGVTNCQYGTTTEVYPDSPTVSDEECNDAQVAAIKGALDYVVRHHYA; translated from the coding sequence ATGACTCAATCGCAAGCCTACCCAATCGGAACCCCTGGACAAAAGTGGGGAGACGCTGAACGCTTAGAATGGCGCGCAACCACAAGCATCAAGCGTGAATATCAACAAGAAGTTGTGCCAAAAATCAAAGCACTAAAAAGCGAATTTGTTGTGGAGCAATACGGCGCTTTGTCTTATGACGAACAGCGCTACCCGCTTTTCTCTATCAAAAGCAAAAACTGGCAAGCGAACAAACCAACCGTGTTAATTACTGGTGGGGTTCACGGCTACGAAACCAGTGGTGTCCATGGCGCATTGAAATTCATGGCTACTGAAGCTCAGCACTACCAACAACACTTCAATATCGTTGCTGCGCCTTGTGTTAGCCCTTGGGGATACGAAACCATCAACCGCTGGAATCCAAACGCGATTGACCCTAACCGTTCGTTTTATGCAGACAGTCCTGCGGAAGAATCGGCAAACCTAATGGCATTAGTGGCGAATTTGCCTCTAGAGGTTTTAGTTCATATTGATTTGCATGAAACAACAGATACTGACGAAACCGAGTTCCGCCCGGCTTTAGCCGCTCGCGATGGTATCGAGTATGAAGCCGACAGCATTCCAGATGGTTTCTACACCGTTGGCGACAGTGCTCTGCCACAACTTGAATTTCAAGCTGCGGTTATTGAATCTGTTGCGAAAGTAACACACATTGCTCCGGCTGATGCCAATGGACAGATCATCGGTTCAAATGTGGTTCAGCGCGGTGTAATTCTTTACCCAATGAAGAAACTTGGGTTATGTGGTGGAGTAACAAATTGCCAATACGGCACCACAACAGAAGTCTACCCTGACAGTCCAACAGTCTCTGATGAAGAGTGTAATGATGCACAAGTTGCTGCCATAAAAGGTGCTCTTGATTATGTTGTCCGCCATCACTACGCGTAG